In Haliaeetus albicilla chromosome 3, bHalAlb1.1, whole genome shotgun sequence, the following are encoded in one genomic region:
- the MYBL1 gene encoding myb-related protein A isoform X3, which produces MAKRPRSEEDDDLQYVDHDYEVPQQKGLKKICNRVKWTRDEDERLKKLVEQNGTDDWAFIASHLQNRSDFQCQHRWQKVLNPELIKGPWTKEEDQRVIELVQKYGPKRWSLIAKHLKGRIGKQCRERWHNHLNPEVKKSSWTEEEDRIIYEAHKRLGNRWAEIAKLLPGRTDNSIKNHWNSTMRRKVEQEGYLQDGIKSERASSSKLQPQPCLTMEHLHTQNQFYIPVQTHIPAYQYASPEGSCLEHASASSDLVQQSFIDDDPDKEKKIKELELLLMSAESEIRRKRVSSQAGNLPCWSGSFVTEDCVSNTLNSFGEQTSDFYSMDETHGTSVQQNSPPKYLAVEANTMLSSLQTIPEFAETLELIESDPVAWSDITSFELSEAVASPVKPAPVKLMRIQHNEGATECQYNVSVVLDGKKHGSVSGEEEAVFPTTPNVTKFSTPPTILRKKKRLRVGQSPVNELNDGLCNDAVNVALKHTPVKTLPFSPSQFFNTCSGNEQFNLENPAFTSTPICGQKVLITTPLHKEMTPKDQKENVGFRTPTIRRSLLGSTPRTPTPFKNALAAQEKKYGPLKLTSQPLAFLEEDIREVLKEETGTDIFLKEEDDTVYKSCKQEHNSSKKVRKSLVLDPWEKEEVGAQLFTEDNSLDVQSNCEWEAVVYGKTEDQLIMTEQARRYLSTYTATNSTSRALIL; this is translated from the exons ATGGCGAAGAGACCGCGCAG TGAGGAAGATGATGACCTTCAATATGTGGATCATGACTATGAAGTACCACAGCAAAAAGGTTTGAAGAAGATATGTAACAGGGTGAAATGGACACGTGATGAG GATGAAAGACTAAAGAAGCTGGTGGAACAAAATGGTACAGATGATTGGGCTTTCATTGCTAGTCATCTACAA AATCGTTCAGATTTTCAGTGCCAGCATCGATGGCAGAAGGTACTAAACCCAGAATTGATTAAAGGTCCCTGGACTAAAGAAGAAGATCAGAGG GTTATTGAATTAGTTCAGAAGTATGGTCCGAAGCGCTGGTCTCTAATTGCAAAACACCTGAAAGGAAGAATAGGCAAGCAGTGCAGAGAGAGATGGCATAACCATCTCAATCCTGAAGTAAAAAAGTCTTCGTGGACAGAAGAGGAGGACAGAATAATCTATGAAGCTCACAAGCGTTTGGGAAACCGATGGGCTGAAATAGCAAAACTTCTTCCTGGAAG GACTGataattcaattaaaaatcACTGGAATTCAACAATGCGAAGAAAGGTGGAACAGGAAGGATATTTACAAGATGGTATAAAGTCTGAAAGAGCTAGTTCATCTAAACTTCAGCCCCAACCTTGTCTGACTATGGAACACTTGCACACTCAGAATCAATTTTATATACCTGTTCAGACACAT ATTCCAGCATACCAGTATGCCTCACCAGAAGGCAGCTGTCTAGAACATGCTTCAGCTTCTTCCGACTTAGTTCAG CAGTCATTTATTGATGATGATCctgataaagaaaagaaaataaaggaactTGAATTGCTACTTATGTCAGCAGAGAgtgaaatcagaagaaaacGAGTGTCTTCT CAAGCTGGAAATCTACCTTGTTGGTCTGGAAGTTTTGTCACGGAAGATTGTGTGTCTAATACACTAAATAGCTTTGGGGAGCAAACAAGTGACTTTTACAGCATGGATGAGACCCATGGCACATCTGTTCAACAGAATTCACCACCTAAGTATTTGGCTGTGGAAGCAAATACAATGTTATCATCTCTACAAACCATTCCAGAATTTGCAGAGACGCTAGAGCTTATCGAATCT GATCCTGTAGCGTGGAGTGATATCACCAGTTTTGAGCTTTCAGAGGCTGTTGCATCTCCTGTCAAGCCAGCTCCAGTAAAACTAATGCGGATTCAACACAATGAAGGGGCTACTGAGTGCCAGTATAATGTCAGCGTTGTGCTTGATGGCAAAAAACACGGTAGCGTCAGTGGCGAGGAAGAAGCAGTTTTTCCAACAACCCCAAATGTAACAAAATTCAGCACTCCACCTACTATcctaagaaagaagaagagattGCGTGTTGGGCAATCACCAGTTAATGAACTGAATGATGGCTTGTGTAATGATGCCGTCAATGTTGCACTAAAGCATACACCAGTGAAAACACTACCATTTTCTCCATCACAG TTTTTCAACACTTGCTCTGGAAATGAACAATTTAACCTTGAAAATCCCGCATTTACATCCACTCCAATCTGTGGGCAGAAAGTTCTTATTACGACTCCTCTACACAAGGAAATGACACCAAAAgatcaaaaggaaaatgtggg TTTTAGAACTCCCACAATTAGAAGATCTCTTTTGGGTTCAACACCAAGGACGCcaactccttttaaaaatgctttggctgctcaggaaaaaaagtatggTCCCCTCAAACTTACG TCACAACCACTTGCCTTCTTGGAGGAAGACATTAGGGAAGTTTTGAAAGAGGAAACTGGAACAGATATATTTCTCAAGGAGGAAGATGACACTGTGTATAAAAGCTGCAAGCAGGAG CACAACTCTTCTAAGAAAGTCAGAAAATCACTGGTCCTAGATCcatgggaaaaagaagaggttGGTGCCCAGCTCTTCACAGAAGATAATAGTTTAGATGTACAG